The DNA sequence TCAATATTTAGTCTGCAAAGATGTCTGTATAGTCCTACATTAACATTAAAACCtgtacagaaagagagaaaagacaaaactaaTAGCTATTTTAAATGCAAGCTGACATACACAAGTATTGGGCAAACTGGTGGAGGAATTTAAGTCACATGCTAGATTTCAAATCTcttattgaataaaaaataaatcttattggttgactttttcaaagcctTTAATTCTATGTGTCTGAATTTTGTAGTACTAAATGTTTTAgagtgaaataatcctaatatCGACCGATAAAATGATCAGAACTGATATATAATGCATCCCTACTTAAACGTTTGAGTTAGGATGAACATGTTCTTAAACCCAGATAACTGATGTAACATTAAACCACAACACAGAAGCCTCCTTCAGGTTGTTGGTTTCATGATTGTGTTCCTTACCGACTCTCTGTCTTGCCGCTAAACAAACAGCGGTTGCTCCAGAGGTCCCTTCTTCACACGGCGTTTGAGTGTCAGAGTTCTACTTCCAGGACTCTGCTGGGAAGCAGCCAGCATGGGAAGTTTCTCTGGGTGAGCGCCGTGGCAGTCAGACATAACAGCTCACAGGTGAGATGGCAGACCTGCCTGAAGATAAACGAGATTCATGGTTAAATGGTTTGACTTTCGTATGTTATTGCTGCCCTGCTTTTCACTATCCTCTGAGATGGAAATTTTCATAGCACAACAGAATATTAACCACTTTTTGAAATAGCTATAGGCTCAtgttctgtcttttacttgGTATGATATTCTTTTGATTTCCTCTTGCATCAATATTGTGCATTTCATTTACCAGAAGGAACAATTAAGAAACAATATACTATGGGCTACACTGTACATTATGCCTTTGAATGGTTTCATTGTTGTAGAAAAACTTTCTCTCGTATGTTTTGAGCTATAATTTAAAGGTCAGTGTAGACTTGATCATGCCCTTATActagttttattttgattgagACTTTGAACTTTTGACAGTACCGTCTATAAACAGATTCTGCGCTACTATACTGCTCATGAATACAACCTGCACCACAAATATTGTTGAATTGTTTTCGTGTTAATTTGTCAGTCTTAAACACAGCTGCGACTTTAACTGATTAGTGCAAGAAAGATGGGGCAACAGCACATTTGTAGTGAAATGTTGATATTGTTGCTTTTCTTGATGAAATAGTAGGcctgaaaatgatttgattgaaactgtttgaaagttttttattgtgatttttttttgttagcagTTAAAGCTAATTAGATTTGGTTGGTTATAAATGGACTTTATATTGATAAGGAGCCTACCTACTTTTCCGTGGAAGTGGATTCAACCATGTTGTTACTagaatttcatttttctttgtaagtCTTATTTGCTAAAATATTAAAGCCAACATGACCAGCTGAATAATTCTTAAAGTAGTTCCATGTTGATATTGATattagttttgatatttctaGAGCCTGCCTGAAGAGGGAAGCATCACAGCTCCTTTCTCTTTGCCCGCTGACCCCACCCACATCATAGCACAACCAGTCTTGGAGCAGGTGGCTgaggctgtttttatttgttaaataaacttAAGACCTTTGTTGCAATTTCACTTcaattcaatttatttttttcaggttCCAGTCGGAAGCACAACAGCACCAGTAGAGGACATGTCTTCATCTCCCCCAGTCCTGGTTTCCCCCCCTGAGCTTGTGTCCGCAGACCCCTCCCCTGTTTTTACACAGCCAATCATTGAGCAGGTGTACGAGGCTGCACCGACTGCACTGGAGGTCATTCAGACTGGCAGCATAGAGACAAGTTTAGCAGAACTGGGATTGGCCGGCCACACACCAGTGGGGCTGATCCAGTACTTGTTGGAGTTAATGCATGTGGATCTTGGTTTGCCCTGGTGGGGGGCCATTGTGGTAGGTAAGTATGGATTAGagaaaaacagataaatcaGTATGTCAACATTCATATCATCATTTGAGGCTGATATTTTCTCTGTGCCTGTTCTTTAAGCAATTCATACAATGTCTTCAGTAATCCCTGCATTCttcttgtcttcttctttcctaTGTCATTGAATCTCGTCTACACTTGCACAGGAACCGTGTTGGCTCGTTTAGCTGTGTTTCCGGTTATAGTGAAGGGCCAGAGGGAGGCAGCCAAGCTCAACAACGTTATGCCCGAGATGACCAAACTCACTAACAGGATGAATGAGGCCAAACAGAGcggaaacaaatttgattgtaaaatctccctctttcttcactgaatgttttcttttacgTCACATTGAagatatttatgtgtgtgtgtgttggtaagAATCCAGCCTCTTCATCTTGTTATGAGCTGCTGTTTGCTTGTTACAGTTGCAAAGGCCTACTCTGACCTGACCTTGTTCCAGAAGAAgaatgatgtaaatcctctccGTGGCTTTCTAGTGCCATTGGCTCAGGTCAGTTTTCCTCTTTGTACTGTGTTCCTTTAATATTGCACCGTGCAgtgacaacaataaaaaaaaaaaacttttggtgTTAAGCTTATCTTTTATCTTAACCATCAGAACATATGAAGTAGGGCTGTCAGTGTGAACTAGTTAATCCTGAAAAGAATGCAGTATTGTTATAACCCAGCTCATCACATTTATCCCTTCAGGTGACCGTGGATGAGTAttgcagtgtctccctgtagtcacagtgtaGTCCTAGCTTCAGTTCAAATTTCATGTATGCCCAAATTCACAGACACATCCTGGAAAAGGAGACTCGTTgaatcagggtttatttatACATCTAGAGTTCTTGACCCCTGCATACTAAAAAACTGCCTTAAAATAAGCAAATGTTAGTAAAATAGTTGATCTACTTGTACTTAACACTGTAAGCAGAATAGCACAAACAAATATAACGTAGGCACAGTCctcctttagttttttttttgtgatcacttTGTAATTTAgaaatttacaaataaatgacatcacatattacaagtttcccccccccccccccccccctcttttcttcctccaccCCCCCAGAGCACATACATGTACAAAAGTGGATTTGTGCAAATGTCATGATCAATCCAACTTCAAAAccttcccccccacccccatcctcCCCATGGCAACCCCACATACATCCCCTCCCCAGATCTCTCAagggaaacagagaaaataaaaacatatttaaggtCAAGCACACCGCACCACTGTCCTCAACTAGATTGAAGGCTGCGTCCCACGCTTTGGGGGTCTTAAGGCTGGCCCCATGCTTTCGAGCCACCGACCATTCCAATGTCCTCCTGTAGTATTGACTAACTAtttaacatacatgtacaaaaCCTGGCGTTGGGAATTGAAAGCTGCAGTGTCAGTTAAGCCAATTTGATAAAAAAAGGAGCATTATGATTTAATGAGTCGTCTGTCTGTCCTCACAGGCCCCAGTGTTTGTCTCCTTCTTCATTGCACTGAGGAAGATGGCCTATCTGCCGGTGCCCAGCTTGCAGACAGGAGGCATGCTCTGGTTTTCAGACCTGACTGCTGCAGATCCTTTTTACATCTTACCTCTGGCCGTCACTGGAACCATGTTCTTCATCCTGGAGGTCAGCGAGACCTTATCTAACCTGTCCGAAATAATGTCAACCATGTCAATGTGTAACTGAGTGATTCAGTAATGAGAACAAGAGTGAGATTCATTGTGTCATGGATTCGTTATCAAATgttgaatttaattaaattccACTTTTTCACTCTTGTAGTTGGGTGCCGAGTCTGGAATCGATAACCCCAACCTGCGAGCCATGAAGACCGTGTTCAGGATCATGCCCTTCATCATCCTCCCCCTCACTATCAACTTCCCCACGGTCAATCTAGCTTTCACTCACATCTGATTTTGCTATCTGCTGCGTTCTTAATATATTCAGTGTCTAAATATAGTTCTTTTCAAACACACTCCAGGCGGTGTTCACCTACTGGCTGACCTCAAACTGCTTCTCCCTCGGTCAAGTTGCCCTGCTCAGACACCCCCTCATTAGAGATAAGCTAAACATCCCGGAGAGGATCAAACACCCGGCTTCAGCCATGCCAGAAAGTGACGGCCTTATCAAGAGCATAAAGAAGGGTTTGTTTCCAAACATTCATCCAACGGAGAAAGACTTTCATTAATTGACTTTTTTAAGATGTCAGGTGAAATCTCTGAAAATGTTGCTGGTTTGTTCTTTAGGATGGAAAAATGCTCAGCTGgcacagcagctggaggagagagaaagacgaaTCAAAAATCATCTGGACATTGCCTCCAAAGGTCAGTCTCACCATGACTCAATCAGCTTATCCCTTGTTTGGCTTTTGTGTGCCAACAGCCCAGCTTAATAAGAATTCAATTCAACTCTAGCATAAATTCAAAACAGTAATGTTCAGTGTATCACTCCTCCATGTCTTTTTGTAGAATTGAAGCAGTGCACCCTTGTGGCAAGAACCCGGTGTTGCATTAATAAAactgaagaattaaaaaaaaaaagaaaaggattttTAAGATTATAAgtgttgtttcttctttgaaCAGAGCTGAAAATTgtgaagtgaaaaataaattccCTTCATCAGGATATACAATTTTACCAGTCTTGAACTATTTAATCAGAACACGGTCCTTTAGGTTGgtggtttctttcttttttgggggggctttttgtgccttttaatggagagataggacagtgaatagagttggaaatcagggagagaaagtgggTAAAGCGGGAAAGCAGCCAGAGGCTGGATTCGAACTCGGGCAGCCCGCGTtgaggactataacctccaTACATCAGTGCCCCTTTTCCAAGTTCTCAAAGATGACATCttatgtatatttttctttaCCTTTCATAATTTACTAGGTCTCTGTTTCCAGCATTTTGTTGGTCAAATCAGTAATAAATAGTTTATGcctataataaataaaataataaatgcctttattatttttttaaaatacaaaataaggtagatattcaggtttttaaattacacatgcATGAGTATGCTCttctctttaaatgtgtgtcaaatgtctttatttctctccacAGGCCCTCTAA is a window from the Labrus mixtus chromosome 23, fLabMix1.1, whole genome shotgun sequence genome containing:
- the oxa1l gene encoding mitochondrial inner membrane protein OXA1L isoform X1, with the translated sequence MAAIRSGVTPCCLARSFLRQAGKPQRGSDSLSEMLNQRLLQRSLLHTAFECQSSTSRTLLGSSQHGKFLWVSAVAVRHNSSQSLPEEGSITAPFSLPADPTHIIAQPVLEQVPVGSTTAPVEDMSSSPPVLVSPPELVSADPSPVFTQPIIEQVYEAAPTALEVIQTGSIETSLAELGLAGHTPVGLIQYLLELMHVDLGLPWWGAIVVGTVLARLAVFPVIVKGQREAAKLNNVMPEMTKLTNRMNEAKQSGNKFDFAKAYSDLTLFQKKNDVNPLRGFLVPLAQAPVFVSFFIALRKMAYLPVPSLQTGGMLWFSDLTAADPFYILPLAVTGTMFFILELGAESGIDNPNLRAMKTVFRIMPFIILPLTINFPTAVFTYWLTSNCFSLGQVALLRHPLIRDKLNIPERIKHPASAMPESDGLIKSIKKGWKNAQLAQQLEERERRIKNHLDIASKGPLRQTFTHNPLQQTAASSKNKPEVGKDRPWKDTIG
- the oxa1l gene encoding mitochondrial inner membrane protein OXA1L isoform X2, giving the protein MAAIRSGVTPCCLARSFLRQAGKPQRGSDSLSEMLNQRLLQRSLLHTAFECQSSTSRTLLGSSQHGKFLWVSAVAVRHNSSQVPVGSTTAPVEDMSSSPPVLVSPPELVSADPSPVFTQPIIEQVYEAAPTALEVIQTGSIETSLAELGLAGHTPVGLIQYLLELMHVDLGLPWWGAIVVGTVLARLAVFPVIVKGQREAAKLNNVMPEMTKLTNRMNEAKQSGNKFDFAKAYSDLTLFQKKNDVNPLRGFLVPLAQAPVFVSFFIALRKMAYLPVPSLQTGGMLWFSDLTAADPFYILPLAVTGTMFFILELGAESGIDNPNLRAMKTVFRIMPFIILPLTINFPTAVFTYWLTSNCFSLGQVALLRHPLIRDKLNIPERIKHPASAMPESDGLIKSIKKGWKNAQLAQQLEERERRIKNHLDIASKGPLRQTFTHNPLQQTAASSKNKPEVGKDRPWKDTIG